In Clostridium sp. SY8519, one genomic interval encodes:
- the pknB gene encoding Stk1 family PASTA domain-containing Ser/Thr kinase codes for MLESGMYIANRYEIVGKVGVGGMADVYKAKDATLDRYVAIKVLKQEFCEDMNFVTKFRTEAQSAASLEHPNIVNIYDVGSENGIYYIVMEYVEGITLKEYIQKKGKLSYKETLSIAIQVSRGIQAAHEKGIIHRDIKPQNIIISTDGKVKVTDFGIARAASTNTIHSDVMGSVHYASPEQARNGYVSDKSDIYSLGIVMYEMVTGKVPFDGDSTVQIAIQHLQDEMVSPRAYAQNLPVSLEKIILKCTQKNPDRRYENIEELLIDLRRSLVSPNTDFVSFAPVADGATRVISEKELKEIQNQTEGVSPEHAAPVETREQYSPVRNENTFDPEEDAKASRKEKLITTFGIIGVVVIVIIFLLILGNIFGWFRFGSKNNTAATTQTSAVSEQTGESDSKKDDTVTMIDLKGMTYSQAKSQLESMGLKINQKSTEASEEYDKNEIISQDVSEGDSVKKGTTINVVVSTGKQEEEIDVPNVVGSDASDAETLLENAGFVVKKKFDYSSTVDSGDVISQTPKAGKTAYKNDTVTITISQGMEKIKVPDVIGMSQSEAQSALKAKGLKYTVVKDYSDDYDKGDVIAQSEKASTYVDSDTTIKLTVSKGPKTVKYTYTGELNVPDLNEDQEVKYASVSLYDGNGTVVKYWSKITDFPYTLTATNIENSSSGVRKATFYFTDGTSHTYSSNVSFRKSS; via the coding sequence ATGTTAGAGAGCGGAATGTATATCGCCAACCGATACGAGATCGTCGGAAAGGTTGGCGTCGGCGGAATGGCCGATGTATATAAGGCGAAGGACGCAACGCTTGACAGATATGTGGCAATCAAAGTTCTGAAGCAGGAATTCTGCGAAGACATGAATTTTGTTACAAAGTTTCGTACAGAAGCGCAGTCTGCCGCCAGCCTGGAACATCCCAACATTGTAAATATTTATGATGTAGGAAGTGAAAACGGCATCTATTATATTGTCATGGAGTATGTGGAAGGCATTACCCTGAAGGAATACATCCAGAAAAAGGGCAAACTGAGCTACAAGGAGACCTTAAGCATCGCGATTCAGGTCAGCCGCGGCATACAGGCAGCCCATGAAAAAGGGATTATCCATCGGGATATCAAGCCCCAGAATATTATTATTTCCACCGACGGCAAGGTAAAGGTAACCGATTTCGGCATTGCCCGTGCCGCTTCGACCAATACCATCCATTCGGATGTGATGGGCTCCGTCCACTACGCGTCTCCGGAGCAGGCCCGCAACGGATACGTCAGCGACAAGAGCGATATCTATTCCCTGGGAATTGTTATGTACGAAATGGTGACCGGCAAAGTTCCCTTTGACGGTGACAGTACGGTACAGATCGCGATCCAGCATCTGCAGGATGAGATGGTGTCTCCCCGGGCATATGCCCAGAACCTGCCCGTCAGTCTGGAAAAGATTATCCTGAAATGTACCCAGAAAAATCCGGACCGCCGGTATGAGAATATCGAGGAGCTGCTGATTGATCTGCGCCGTTCCCTGGTATCCCCGAATACGGATTTTGTATCTTTTGCCCCGGTGGCAGACGGCGCCACAAGGGTTATCAGCGAAAAAGAGCTGAAAGAGATCCAGAATCAGACAGAAGGCGTGTCCCCGGAACACGCGGCTCCGGTGGAGACACGGGAACAGTACAGCCCGGTGAGAAATGAGAACACGTTTGATCCGGAGGAAGACGCGAAAGCCAGCCGAAAAGAAAAACTGATTACCACCTTCGGGATTATCGGAGTTGTTGTCATTGTCATTATTTTCCTGCTGATTCTCGGAAATATCTTCGGATGGTTCCGCTTCGGCTCAAAGAACAATACAGCAGCCACAACCCAGACTTCGGCGGTTTCAGAGCAGACCGGCGAAAGTGACAGCAAGAAGGATGACACAGTCACCATGATCGACCTGAAAGGCATGACCTACAGCCAGGCCAAGAGCCAGCTGGAGTCCATGGGACTGAAGATCAATCAGAAGAGCACGGAAGCTTCCGAGGAATATGACAAAAACGAGATCATTTCACAGGATGTATCAGAAGGCGACTCTGTGAAAAAGGGCACGACCATCAATGTCGTAGTCAGCACAGGCAAGCAGGAAGAAGAAATCGATGTGCCCAATGTCGTGGGCAGTGATGCGTCTGACGCGGAGACACTGCTGGAGAATGCGGGCTTTGTAGTGAAGAAAAAGTTCGATTACAGCAGTACGGTGGACAGCGGGGATGTCATCTCCCAGACACCGAAGGCAGGTAAAACAGCCTATAAGAATGATACCGTGACGATTACCATCAGCCAGGGCATGGAAAAGATCAAAGTGCCGGATGTCATCGGCATGAGTCAGAGCGAGGCACAGAGCGCGCTGAAGGCAAAAGGGCTGAAATATACGGTTGTCAAGGATTACAGCGACGATTATGACAAAGGGGATGTCATTGCCCAGAGTGAAAAAGCAAGCACTTATGTAGACAGTGACACCACGATTAAGCTTACCGTCAGCAAAGGACCGAAAACAGTCAAATACACCTACACCGGCGAACTGAATGTCCCGGATCTGAATGAAGATCAGGAGGTAAAATACGCTTCGGTTTCTCTGTATGACGGCAACGGCACCGTTGTCAAGTACTGGTCCAAGATCACAGACTTTCCGTATACGCTGACCGCTACGAATATCGAGAACTCCAGTTCCGGTGTGCGGAAGGCCACCTTCTATTTCACGGATGGAACCAGCCACACCTACAGCAGCAACGTAAGCTTCAGAAAATCATCCTGA
- a CDS encoding PP2C family serine/threonine-protein phosphatase — translation MKVCSLTDIGRKREMDQDYLYTSEEPVGNLQDLFLVADGMGGHNAGEFASCTAVTRVVRSVMKNREQDEAAILKEAIRDANSYIKKYADLHPQMQGMGTTLVAATIHGSRMTVANVGDSRLYLIPADAGRIPSEGSDSRKNDAADSTPPGIVQITQDHSLVQELVRIGEINEANARNHPDRNKITRAIGVEDSVEADFFELDLPPAAFVMLCTDGLSNMVEDPEIQSIILGPGTLEEKTARLIDTANEHGGSDNATVILIQTDEVKTC, via the coding sequence ATGAAAGTATGTTCACTGACAGACATTGGCCGTAAGCGTGAGATGGATCAGGATTATCTTTACACTTCCGAAGAACCGGTGGGTAATCTGCAGGATCTGTTTCTTGTGGCTGATGGGATGGGCGGACACAATGCCGGCGAATTCGCTTCCTGCACCGCGGTGACCCGTGTAGTCAGATCCGTGATGAAGAATCGGGAGCAGGATGAGGCTGCCATATTAAAAGAAGCGATTCGTGACGCAAACAGTTACATCAAAAAATATGCCGATCTGCATCCGCAGATGCAGGGCATGGGGACGACACTGGTGGCGGCGACGATTCACGGCAGCCGCATGACCGTGGCAAATGTAGGCGACAGCAGGCTGTATCTGATTCCGGCGGATGCCGGCAGGATTCCATCGGAGGGATCCGACAGCAGAAAAAACGATGCCGCAGACAGTACCCCGCCTGGTATTGTGCAGATCACACAGGATCATTCACTGGTGCAGGAACTGGTCCGCATCGGAGAAATTAACGAAGCCAATGCCCGGAACCATCCGGACAGAAATAAAATTACCCGTGCAATTGGAGTAGAAGACAGCGTGGAAGCAGATTTTTTTGAATTAGACCTGCCGCCAGCTGCCTTTGTCATGCTCTGCACAGACGGATTATCCAATATGGTGGAAGATCCGGAGATTCAGTCAATCATACTTGGACCGGGCACCCTGGAGGAGAAGACAGCCCGGCTGATCGATACAGCAAATGAGCACGGCGGCAGTGACAATGCCACCGTGATACTGATACAGACCGATGAGGTGAAGACATGTTAG
- the rsgA gene encoding ribosome small subunit-dependent GTPase A: MMEGKIIKGIAGFYYVYVAESGIYECKAKGIFRKNNLKPLVGDDCSIEVIDEADRQGNIVQIHPRKNSLIRPAIANIDQAVVIFAAVYPKPHLNLVDRLLVTMEKQQIPSLIVFNKKDLAEEEELDRLKEAYRTAGYLLIFTSTVTGEGMDELMQNLRGKTSAVAGPSGVGKSSIINRLSPEVQMETGAVSKKIARGRHTTRHAQLIYLADHTYIADTPGFTSFGIDSFEKEEIGELFPEFAPYEKYCRFSGCSHISEPVCGVRDAVAQGEISRSRYDSYCEFYRELKDKKKY; encoded by the coding sequence ATGATGGAAGGAAAAATCATCAAAGGGATTGCCGGATTCTACTACGTATACGTGGCGGAATCCGGTATCTATGAATGTAAAGCGAAAGGAATCTTCCGCAAAAATAACTTAAAACCTCTGGTAGGAGATGACTGCAGCATCGAGGTCATCGATGAGGCAGACAGACAGGGAAATATCGTACAGATTCATCCCAGAAAAAATTCTCTGATCCGTCCGGCCATCGCCAATATTGACCAGGCAGTGGTAATCTTTGCAGCCGTATACCCGAAACCCCATCTGAATCTGGTGGACCGGCTTCTGGTTACCATGGAAAAGCAGCAGATCCCGTCGCTTATCGTGTTCAACAAAAAGGACCTGGCGGAAGAGGAAGAACTGGATCGGTTAAAAGAGGCGTACCGCACCGCCGGCTATCTGCTGATTTTCACCAGCACAGTGACCGGAGAGGGCATGGATGAACTGATGCAGAACCTGCGGGGAAAGACGTCCGCAGTGGCGGGGCCTTCCGGCGTGGGCAAGTCTTCGATCATCAACCGTCTGTCTCCGGAGGTACAGATGGAGACCGGCGCGGTTAGCAAGAAAATTGCCCGCGGGCGCCATACCACCCGCCACGCGCAGCTGATTTATCTGGCAGATCATACGTATATCGCGGACACACCGGGATTTACCTCATTTGGGATTGATTCCTTTGAAAAAGAGGAAATCGGGGAACTGTTCCCGGAATTCGCGCCTTATGAGAAATACTGCCGGTTTTCCGGCTGCAGCCATATTTCCGAACCGGTCTGCGGCGTGCGGGACGCGGTGGCACAGGGAGAAATCAGCAGGTCCCGGTATG
- the rlmN gene encoding 23S rRNA (adenine(2503)-C(2))-methyltransferase RlmN codes for MDKTEIESMTMKELTEYLEAMGEKKFHAKQIYAWMHVRHAGSFEEMTDLSKKLRQKLNDTCTYSRPKLVTMQESQIDGTRKYLFELADGCRVESVLMKYRHGNSVCISSQAGCRMGCTFCASTIGGLIRSLTPAEMLEQVYCIGDDIGARISNVVVMGMGEPLDNFDNLLQFITMLTDEHGLHISQRNLTVSTCGLVPGIRALAKQKFAITLALSLHASSQEKREKLMPIARKYKLEEVMDACDYYFQETGRRITFEYSLIAGINDTEKDAAELRDLLHGKNCHMNLIPVNPVRETGYRAPDGAAVAAFKNKLEKYGINVTIRREMGRDIDGACGQLRKRLAER; via the coding sequence ATGGATAAAACAGAAATTGAATCAATGACAATGAAAGAGCTGACAGAGTATCTGGAAGCCATGGGAGAAAAGAAATTTCACGCAAAGCAGATCTATGCCTGGATGCATGTGCGGCATGCCGGCAGCTTTGAGGAGATGACGGATCTTTCCAAAAAATTACGTCAGAAGCTGAACGATACCTGTACCTACAGCAGGCCGAAGCTTGTGACGATGCAGGAATCACAGATTGACGGTACCCGGAAGTACCTGTTTGAACTGGCGGACGGCTGTCGGGTGGAAAGTGTGCTGATGAAGTACCGGCACGGAAATTCCGTATGTATTTCCTCCCAGGCGGGCTGCCGGATGGGATGCACCTTCTGCGCCTCCACCATCGGCGGACTGATCCGGAGCCTTACGCCGGCGGAGATGCTGGAACAGGTATACTGCATCGGGGATGATATCGGCGCGCGCATTTCCAATGTGGTAGTCATGGGAATGGGGGAACCCCTTGATAATTTTGATAACCTGCTTCAGTTTATCACCATGCTGACAGATGAGCACGGACTGCATATCAGTCAGCGAAACCTGACAGTATCCACCTGCGGCCTGGTTCCGGGGATCCGCGCGCTGGCAAAACAGAAGTTTGCCATTACCCTTGCGTTATCCCTCCATGCCTCCAGTCAGGAAAAACGAGAGAAGCTGATGCCCATTGCCAGAAAATACAAGCTGGAAGAGGTCATGGATGCCTGCGATTACTATTTTCAGGAAACCGGACGGCGCATTACGTTCGAATACAGCCTGATTGCGGGCATTAATGATACGGAGAAGGATGCTGCGGAACTTCGGGATCTCCTGCATGGAAAAAACTGTCACATGAATTTGATCCCGGTGAATCCAGTCAGGGAAACAGGGTACCGCGCCCCGGACGGCGCAGCGGTTGCGGCATTCAAAAATAAGCTTGAAAAATACGGAATAAATGTTACTATTAGAAGGGAAATGGGCCGTGATATTGACGGCGCCTGCGGCCAGCTCCGCAAGAGGCTGGCGGAAAGGTAG